The genomic DNA TCGTCGAGGTAGGCATCGAGGTGCTCGGGCCTCACCGAGCCCTGATGGGTCCCCAGCAGCCACCGCTTGAGCAGCGACGCCACGCGATGGACCGCCGGCATGGCGATGTGCGCGGGGTCGCCGGAGGAGGAGATCACGGTCTTCTTGCGCGTGTAGCCGTGCTCCGGCAGCGAGTTGTAGCCGCCCCATCCG from Actinomycetota bacterium includes the following:
- a CDS encoding transposase, whose product is GWGGYNSLPEHGYTRKKTVISSSGDPAHIAMPAVHRVASLLKRWLLGTHQGSVRPEHLDAYLDEFTFRFNRRSSRQRGLLFHRLMEQAVATDPAPYRAIKGGRP